One window from the genome of Alosa alosa isolate M-15738 ecotype Scorff River chromosome 15, AALO_Geno_1.1, whole genome shotgun sequence encodes:
- the cuedc1b gene encoding CUE domain-containing protein 1b isoform X1, whose protein sequence is MTSLFRRSSSNGGSRSGSGPGELNNSRPPRQVRRLEFNQAMEDFKTMFPTMDYEVIECVLRSNSGAVDATIDQLLQMSIDGQGSDDSSDSDDSIPPEILERTLEPDSSDEEPPPVYSPPTYDMHIYDRKYPGTSYTPPPRFEARPPPGHRQVRSYRNWNPPLLGNLPDDFLRILPQQMDSIQRSQNSSLSQPSSSSSLSSVSQNTAPPSGGEVAGGPSSEQDRKLKQYLEDERIALFLQNEEFMRELQRNREFLIALERDRLKYESKKSKSNHSSGSMENSTAGEHFTSGSMEACTAVSDDAMFRDKLKHMGKSTRKKLFEIARTFSEKTKRRKSKRRTLLKHHSLGTANSTANLLDDVEGSPYEEDGQLKKLVTQEEEESQKETTS, encoded by the exons ATGACCAGTCTCTTCAGGCGCAGCAGCAGCAATGGGGGCTCTCGGAGCGGCTCGGGCCCGGGCGAGCTCAACAACAGCCGGCCGCCCCGCCAGGTGCGACGGCTGGAGTTCAACCAGGCCATGGAGGACTTCAAGACCATGTTCCCCACCATGGACTACGAGGTGATCGAGTGCGTCCTGCGCTCCAACAGTGGAGCTGTGGACGCCACCATCGACCAGCTCTTGCAGATGAGCATTGATGGACAGGGCTCAGATGACAGTTCCGACTCTGATGACAGCATCCCACCAGAG ATTTTAGAGAGGACTCTGGAGCCAGACAGCTCAGATGAGGAACCGCCTCCTGTCTACTCACCGCCCACTTACGACATGCACATCTATGACCGGAAGTACCCCGGCACCTcatacacacccccacccag GTTTGAGGCCAGGCCCCCACCAGGTCACAGACAGGTTCGAAGTTATCGGAATTGGAATCCGCCGCTGCTTGGCAACCTCCCTGATGACTTCCTGCGAATACTCCCTCAGCAGATGGACAGCATCCAG aGATCTCAGAATAGCAGTCTGTCTcagccctcctcctcttcctcactctcatcCGTGTCCCAGAATACAGCACCACCTAGTGGTGGGGAGGTTGCAGGGGGACCGTCATCCGAGCAGGACCGCAAACTGAAGCAGTACTTGGAGGATGAGCGCATTGCCCTCTTCCTGCAAAACGAGGAATTCATGAGGGAGCTACAGCGCAACCGCGAGTTCCTCATCGCTCTGGAGAGAG ATCGCTTGAAGTATGAATCAAAGAAATCCAAGTCCAATCATTCATCAGGTAGCATGGAGAATTCCACTGCAG GTGAGCATTTCACCTCCGGCTCTATGGAAGCTTGCACTGCTGTGTCTGATGATGCCATGTTTCGAGACAAGCTCAAACACATGGGGAAAT CCACTCGGAAGAAGCTGTTTGAAATTGCGAGGACCTTCTCTGAGAAGACAAAGAGGAGGAAGTCAAAAAGAAGAACACTACTTAAACACCATTC ACTCGGAACTGCTAACTCTACGGCTAACCTTCTGGATGATGTTGAGGGAAGTCCCTACG AAGAAGATGGTCAGTTAAAAAAATTGGTCACTCAGGAAGAAGAGGAATCCCAGAAGGAGACAACGTCATG A
- the cuedc1b gene encoding CUE domain-containing protein 1b isoform X2: MTSLFRRSSSNGGSRSGSGPGELNNSRPPRQVRRLEFNQAMEDFKTMFPTMDYEVIECVLRSNSGAVDATIDQLLQMSIDGQGSDDSSDSDDSIPPEILERTLEPDSSDEEPPPVYSPPTYDMHIYDRKYPGTSYTPPPRFEARPPPGHRQVRSYRNWNPPLLGNLPDDFLRILPQQMDSIQRSQNSSLSQPSSSSSLSSVSQNTAPPSGGEVAGGPSSEQDRKLKQYLEDERIALFLQNEEFMRELQRNREFLIALERDRLKYESKKSKSNHSSGSMENSTAGEHFTSGSMEACTAVSDDAMFRDKLKHMGKSTRKKLFEIARTFSEKTKRRKSKRRTLLKHHSLGTANSTANLLDDVEGSPYEDGQLKKLVTQEEEESQKETTS, from the exons ATGACCAGTCTCTTCAGGCGCAGCAGCAGCAATGGGGGCTCTCGGAGCGGCTCGGGCCCGGGCGAGCTCAACAACAGCCGGCCGCCCCGCCAGGTGCGACGGCTGGAGTTCAACCAGGCCATGGAGGACTTCAAGACCATGTTCCCCACCATGGACTACGAGGTGATCGAGTGCGTCCTGCGCTCCAACAGTGGAGCTGTGGACGCCACCATCGACCAGCTCTTGCAGATGAGCATTGATGGACAGGGCTCAGATGACAGTTCCGACTCTGATGACAGCATCCCACCAGAG ATTTTAGAGAGGACTCTGGAGCCAGACAGCTCAGATGAGGAACCGCCTCCTGTCTACTCACCGCCCACTTACGACATGCACATCTATGACCGGAAGTACCCCGGCACCTcatacacacccccacccag GTTTGAGGCCAGGCCCCCACCAGGTCACAGACAGGTTCGAAGTTATCGGAATTGGAATCCGCCGCTGCTTGGCAACCTCCCTGATGACTTCCTGCGAATACTCCCTCAGCAGATGGACAGCATCCAG aGATCTCAGAATAGCAGTCTGTCTcagccctcctcctcttcctcactctcatcCGTGTCCCAGAATACAGCACCACCTAGTGGTGGGGAGGTTGCAGGGGGACCGTCATCCGAGCAGGACCGCAAACTGAAGCAGTACTTGGAGGATGAGCGCATTGCCCTCTTCCTGCAAAACGAGGAATTCATGAGGGAGCTACAGCGCAACCGCGAGTTCCTCATCGCTCTGGAGAGAG ATCGCTTGAAGTATGAATCAAAGAAATCCAAGTCCAATCATTCATCAGGTAGCATGGAGAATTCCACTGCAG GTGAGCATTTCACCTCCGGCTCTATGGAAGCTTGCACTGCTGTGTCTGATGATGCCATGTTTCGAGACAAGCTCAAACACATGGGGAAAT CCACTCGGAAGAAGCTGTTTGAAATTGCGAGGACCTTCTCTGAGAAGACAAAGAGGAGGAAGTCAAAAAGAAGAACACTACTTAAACACCATTC ACTCGGAACTGCTAACTCTACGGCTAACCTTCTGGATGATGTTGAGGGAAGTCCCTACG AAGATGGTCAGTTAAAAAAATTGGTCACTCAGGAAGAAGAGGAATCCCAGAAGGAGACAACGTCATG A